The genomic interval GCACCCTCACCGCCTCACGCTGTGCCCGAGGCCCGGTGGTGCTCGGGGCGATGGACGATCTCGACTTCATCCATCCCGTCTACCTCGGCGAGATCGTCACGGTGTCTTCCCAGGTCGAATACATCGGCCGCACGTCGCTTGAACTCGGAGTGGAGGTGTACTCTGAGCATCCGCGCAGCGGCGTACGCCGCAGGACGACCTCATCGCATCTGGCGTTTATCGGGCTCGA from bacterium carries:
- a CDS encoding hotdog domain-containing protein codes for the protein MVQLVFPGDINPRGTLYGGRMMYWIATAGTLTASRCARGPVVLGAMDDLDFIHPVYLGEIVTVSSQVEYIGRTSLELGVEVYSEHPRSGVRRRTTSSHLAFIGL